The sequence TGGAATGCATGCAGTTTTGAATTTTCATTCAACTGACATTTAAATCTGTAACCAACCGCGGATGTGACATCAGCAGCGGAATAAATAATAGGAATGTATCCTATAATTTTTTCTGCGTAAGAATGCGCAAGATTATTTTCAGTTGAAAATATTTCTCCATTTTGTTTCCATAATTCACGAATTTCTTCGACATATTTTGATTGATCAGGAATGAGGTTTAGGGTTTGAAAAATTTTCAGCAAAGAAAAAAAACTTAATCCAAGTGCATATCTTGGCTGCAATCCGGCTGGAATAACAACAACCGGAATATTATTTTTTTTGGCAGTTTGACTAATTTTTCCACCGGTAGAAATACAAATGACCTGACATTTTTTTTTAAGTGCATGGTTAAGTGCAGAAATAGTTTCCTCTGTATTGCCTGAATAAGAAGATACAATTACAAGCGAGTACTCATCGGCATATTCGGGAAGGAAATAATTTCTATTGACTGAATAAGGTATTTTAATTTCACCTGCACAAAAATTTTGAAGCAGGTCACCGCTCATAGCAGAGCCGCCTAAACCTGTAACAATAATTGAGCTAATGTTTTCTTTTTTAATATTTCCTAAATCATTTGGATTATTCCATGCGTAATC is a genomic window of Ignavibacteriales bacterium containing:
- a CDS encoding bifunctional phosphoglucose/phosphomannose isomerase; amino-acid sequence: MTVEELVHKYDPQNQFKVLIDTYKQIDYAWNNPNDLGNIKKENISSIIVTGLGGSAMSGDLLQNFCAGEIKIPYSVNRNYFLPEYADEYSLVIVSSYSGNTEETISALNHALKKKCQVICISTGGKISQTAKKNNIPVVVIPAGLQPRYALGLSFFSLLKIFQTLNLIPDQSKYVEEIRELWKQNGEIFSTENNLAHSYAEKIIGYIPIIYSAADVTSAVGYRFKCQLNENSKLHAFHNVIPELNHNEIIGWESFDDDKFQAKLITVYDDCYLPQIKKRFEITSELAAKSGIEVINLSSNKNQFKVRLMDLIYLTDWITYYTAVLRAFDPTEINNINTLKERLA